The Streptomyces sp. NBC_01689 genome includes a window with the following:
- a CDS encoding molybdopterin molybdotransferase MoeA: MTSPGARVGRDADEFDVEEALALVKDPRRPAGPGRDRGDAAARTPAPDTVPAPHTARSDGDGQHRATPWPAARTAAERAARSLPRRTPVSVPLDAALGLVTAAPLDALTDLPSFDTSAMDGWAVAGPGPWEVREEGVLAGHAKPGSLTDGEAVRIATGARVPRDATAVLRSEHGRIDDKGRLHAALPGAAGSGRPGATPTVVHGQDIRPRGQECRSGDQLLAAGVLVTPAVLGLAAAAGYDTLAVIPRARVEVLVLGDELLTQGLPQEGLIRDALGPMLPPWLRALGADVIAVRRLRDDAKALHKAVAGSGADLIVTTGGTAAGPLDHVHPTLSRIGARLLVDGVEVRPGHPMLLARTRENQHLVGLPGNPLAAVSGLLTLAEPLLRILAGRAAPEPYTLPVREGVHGHPYDTRLIPVALHGDQAVPLRYNGPAMLRGIAAADALAVVPPGGARPGQELELLDLPWAVSGSGG; the protein is encoded by the coding sequence ATGACCTCGCCGGGCGCCCGCGTCGGCCGGGACGCCGACGAATTCGACGTGGAGGAGGCCCTGGCCTTGGTCAAGGACCCCCGACGCCCGGCGGGCCCCGGACGGGACCGGGGCGACGCCGCCGCACGGACACCCGCGCCCGACACCGTGCCCGCCCCGCACACCGCGCGCAGCGACGGGGACGGACAGCACAGGGCCACCCCGTGGCCCGCCGCCCGCACCGCCGCGGAGCGGGCGGCGCGTTCACTGCCGCGCCGCACGCCCGTCTCCGTGCCCCTGGACGCCGCTCTGGGCCTGGTGACCGCCGCGCCGCTCGACGCGCTCACGGACCTGCCCTCCTTCGACACCTCCGCGATGGACGGCTGGGCGGTCGCCGGCCCCGGCCCCTGGGAGGTCCGTGAGGAAGGCGTCCTCGCCGGTCACGCGAAGCCCGGGTCCCTCACCGACGGCGAGGCGGTACGGATCGCCACCGGCGCACGCGTCCCCCGGGACGCCACCGCCGTCCTCCGCAGCGAACACGGACGCATCGACGACAAGGGACGCCTGCACGCGGCCCTTCCCGGCGCCGCCGGCTCCGGGCGGCCCGGCGCGACGCCGACGGTCGTGCACGGGCAGGACATCCGGCCGCGCGGTCAGGAGTGCCGCAGCGGTGACCAGCTTCTGGCCGCCGGTGTCCTGGTCACCCCGGCCGTGCTGGGCCTCGCTGCTGCCGCCGGATACGACACCCTCGCGGTCATTCCCCGCGCACGTGTCGAAGTTCTCGTCCTGGGCGACGAGTTGCTCACCCAGGGACTCCCCCAGGAGGGCCTGATCCGGGACGCGCTCGGCCCGATGCTGCCGCCCTGGCTGCGGGCGCTCGGCGCCGACGTCATCGCCGTGCGCAGGCTGCGAGACGACGCGAAGGCCCTGCACAAGGCGGTCGCGGGTTCCGGCGCCGACCTGATCGTCACGACCGGCGGCACCGCCGCGGGCCCGCTCGACCACGTCCACCCCACCCTGAGCCGTATCGGCGCCCGGCTCCTCGTGGACGGGGTCGAGGTGCGTCCGGGCCATCCCATGCTGCTGGCCCGAACCCGGGAGAACCAGCATCTGGTCGGCCTGCCCGGCAACCCCCTGGCGGCCGTCTCCGGGCTGCTCACGCTCGCCGAGCCACTGCTGCGCATCCTGGCGGGGCGGGCGGCGCCGGAGCCGTACACGCTGCCCGTACGGGAAGGGGTGCACGGGCACCCGTACGACACCCGGCTGATCCCCGTCGCCCTGCACGGCGACCAGGCGGTCCCGCTGCGCTACAACGGTCCGGCCATGCTGCGCGGTATCGCCGCCGCCGACGCGCTCGCGGTCGTACCGCCCGGCGGTGCCCGCCCGGGTCAGGAGCTGGAACTCCTGGACCTGCCCTGGGCGGTGTCCGGCAGCGGTGGCTGA
- a CDS encoding NTP transferase domain-containing protein — protein MTAYEHPGAPGPAAPYDAVVLAGGAARRLGGADKPGVRVGGRPLLDRVLAACAAAATTVVVSEPRTTARPVRWAHEDPPGGGPLAALDAGLRRTSAEDVVVLSADLPFLDEGTVRRLLDALRGSDAGRGGAERPEGVLLSDPEGRDQPLVAAYRAEPLRRELAVLAAAHGGLTGLPLRRLTAALDLTRISDPVASFDCDTWDDIAAARARIREHGHVLDEWISAVKDELGIDLDVDTGGLLDLARDAAHGVARPAAPLTTFLVGYAAAHAGGGPEAVAAAARKAAALALRWADEDTPEDGEDTKKAAVKDTENVTPGAAPGAGAAPGPHAPTGSGPHAPAGPGSDAAPDA, from the coding sequence GTGACCGCGTACGAGCACCCGGGCGCCCCCGGCCCCGCCGCCCCGTACGACGCCGTCGTGCTCGCCGGCGGTGCCGCCCGGCGCCTGGGCGGCGCGGACAAACCCGGAGTGCGGGTGGGCGGGCGCCCGCTGCTCGACCGGGTGCTCGCCGCCTGCGCAGCGGCCGCCACCACGGTGGTCGTGTCCGAGCCCAGAACCACCGCGCGACCCGTGCGGTGGGCCCACGAGGACCCACCCGGCGGGGGGCCGCTGGCCGCCCTCGACGCCGGGCTGCGCCGCACGTCGGCCGAGGACGTCGTGGTGCTCTCCGCCGACCTGCCGTTCCTGGACGAGGGGACGGTACGACGGCTGCTCGACGCCCTTCGGGGGAGCGACGCCGGGCGCGGCGGCGCGGAGCGCCCCGAAGGCGTGCTGCTCAGCGACCCCGAGGGGCGCGACCAGCCGCTCGTGGCCGCGTACCGGGCGGAGCCCCTGCGCCGGGAACTGGCCGTGCTCGCCGCCGCGCACGGCGGGCTCACCGGGCTGCCGCTGCGACGGCTCACCGCCGCGCTGGACCTCACCCGCATCTCCGACCCCGTCGCGTCCTTCGACTGCGACACCTGGGACGACATCGCCGCCGCCCGGGCACGTATCAGGGAGCATGGGCACGTGTTGGACGAATGGATTTCCGCAGTCAAGGACGAGCTGGGCATCGACCTGGACGTCGACACCGGCGGCCTGCTCGACCTGGCGCGCGACGCAGCGCACGGAGTGGCACGGCCCGCGGCACCGCTGACCACGTTCCTCGTGGGGTACGCGGCCGCGCACGCGGGCGGAGGCCCCGAGGCCGTGGCCGCGGCCGCCCGCAAGGCCGCCGCGCTGGCGCTGCGCTGGGCCGACGAGGACACCCCCGAGGACGGGGAGGACACCAAGAAGGCTGCCGTGAAGGACACCGAGAACGTCACCCCGGGTGCCGCGCCCGGAGCCGGAGCCGCGCCCGGCCCCCACGCCCCGACGGGCTCCGGCCCCCACGCCCCCGCGGGCCCCGGTTCCGACGCCGCCCCGGACGCCTGA
- a CDS encoding dihydrolipoamide acetyltransferase family protein, whose amino-acid sequence MAQVLEFRLPDLGEGLTEAEIVRWLVAVGDVVAVDQPVVEVETAKAMVEVPCPYGGVVTARFGDEGTELPVGSPLLTVAVGGDAPASGGADEGSGNVLVGYGTGAPPARRRRVRTSPAAPVRPAAEARSNGGSPAAARSAAAPSGALGAARAAGADTAAPERTDARDLVDARALTDALDRRNAGAPTTGPVPVISPLVRRLARENGLDLRELTGSGPEGLILRADVEHALRSAAAPGQPQVLDGLRAPAATAVTATHASTAPSATAPAPAAAAGTRVPLRGIRGAVADKLSRSRHEIPDATCWVDADATELLAARAAMNAAGGPKISLLALLARICTAALARHPELNSTVDTQAREIVRLDHVHLGFAAQTERGLVVPVVRDAHTRDAQSLSAEFARLTEAARTGTLTPADLTGGTFTLNNYGVFGVDGSTPIINHPEAAMLGVGRIIPKPWVHQGELAVRQVVQLSLTFDHRVCDGGTAGGFLRYVADCVEQPAVLLRSL is encoded by the coding sequence ATGGCGCAGGTGCTGGAGTTCAGGCTCCCCGACCTCGGCGAGGGGCTCACCGAGGCGGAGATCGTCCGCTGGCTGGTGGCGGTCGGCGACGTCGTCGCCGTCGACCAGCCCGTCGTGGAGGTGGAGACCGCCAAGGCGATGGTCGAGGTCCCCTGCCCCTACGGGGGCGTGGTCACGGCCCGCTTCGGCGACGAGGGCACGGAACTGCCGGTCGGTTCCCCCCTGCTGACGGTCGCGGTCGGCGGCGACGCGCCCGCCTCCGGCGGGGCGGACGAAGGGTCCGGCAATGTGCTCGTGGGCTACGGGACCGGAGCGCCTCCGGCGCGCCGCAGGAGGGTGCGGACCAGTCCGGCCGCACCCGTGCGGCCCGCCGCCGAAGCCCGCTCGAACGGCGGCTCCCCGGCCGCCGCCCGGAGCGCCGCCGCCCCCTCCGGGGCGCTCGGCGCGGCCAGGGCGGCCGGCGCGGACACGGCCGCCCCGGAGCGCACGGACGCGCGGGACCTCGTGGACGCGCGGGCTCTCACGGACGCGCTGGACCGGCGGAACGCGGGGGCACCGACAACCGGTCCCGTCCCCGTCATCTCGCCGTTGGTGCGCAGGCTCGCCCGGGAGAACGGCCTGGACCTGAGGGAGCTGACGGGCTCCGGCCCCGAAGGACTGATCCTGCGGGCGGACGTGGAGCACGCGCTGCGCTCGGCCGCCGCCCCCGGGCAGCCGCAGGTCCTCGACGGCCTCCGGGCACCTGCCGCCACAGCCGTGACCGCCACCCACGCCTCCACCGCCCCCTCGGCCACCGCGCCCGCGCCCGCGGCCGCGGCCGGGACCCGGGTCCCCCTGCGGGGCATCCGGGGCGCCGTCGCCGACAAGCTCTCGCGCAGTCGGCACGAGATCCCCGACGCGACCTGCTGGGTGGACGCCGACGCGACCGAACTCCTCGCCGCCCGCGCGGCGATGAACGCCGCGGGCGGTCCGAAGATCTCGCTGCTCGCCCTGCTGGCCCGGATCTGCACCGCCGCGCTGGCCCGCCACCCCGAGCTCAACTCGACGGTGGACACGCAGGCCCGCGAGATCGTCCGGCTCGACCACGTTCACCTCGGCTTCGCGGCACAGACCGAACGTGGCCTCGTCGTCCCGGTCGTCCGGGACGCCCACACCCGCGACGCACAGTCGTTGAGCGCCGAGTTCGCCCGGCTGACCGAGGCCGCGCGGACGGGCACCCTGACCCCCGCCGACCTCACGGGCGGCACCTTCACGCTGAACAACTACGGCGTGTTCGGGGTCGACGGGTCCACGCCGATCATCAACCACCCCGAGGCGGCCATGCTCGGCGTCGGCCGGATCATCCCCAAGCCGTGGGTGCACCAGGGCGAACTGGCGGTCCGGCAGGTCGTCCAGCTCTCGCTGACCTTCGACCACCGGGTGTGCGACGGCGGCACGGCGGGCGGCTTCCTGCGGTACGTGGCGGACTGCGTCGAACAGCCGGCGGTGCTTCTGCGTTCCCTGTGA
- a CDS encoding alpha-ketoacid dehydrogenase subunit beta has translation MTTVALKPATMAQALTRALRDAMAADPSVHVMGEDVGTLGGVFRVTDGLAKEFGEDRCTDTPLAEAGILGTAVGMAMYGLRPVVEMQFDAFAYPAFEQLISHVARMRNRTRGAMPLPLTIRVPYGGGIGGVEHHSDSSEAYYMATPGLHVVTPATVEDAYGLLRASIASDDPVVFLEPKRLYWSKDSWNPDEPRSVEPIGRAVVRRTGRSATLITYGPSVPVCLEAAEAARAEGWDLEVVDLRSLVPFDDETVAASVRRTGRAVVVHESGGYGGPGGEIAARVSERCFHHLEAPVLRVAGFDIPYPPPMLERHHLPGVDRILDAVARLQWEAGN, from the coding sequence ATGACCACCGTCGCCCTCAAGCCCGCCACCATGGCGCAGGCCCTCACCCGCGCCCTGCGCGACGCCATGGCGGCCGACCCGAGCGTCCATGTCATGGGCGAGGACGTCGGCACCCTCGGCGGCGTCTTCCGGGTCACCGACGGCCTCGCCAAGGAGTTCGGCGAGGACCGCTGCACGGACACCCCGCTCGCCGAGGCGGGCATCCTCGGCACCGCCGTCGGCATGGCGATGTACGGCCTGCGACCGGTCGTGGAGATGCAGTTCGACGCGTTCGCCTACCCTGCCTTCGAGCAGCTGATCTCGCACGTGGCGCGGATGCGCAACCGCACCCGCGGCGCCATGCCGCTGCCCCTGACCATCCGGGTCCCCTACGGCGGCGGCATCGGCGGCGTCGAGCACCACAGCGACTCCTCCGAGGCGTACTACATGGCGACCCCGGGGCTCCATGTCGTCACGCCCGCGACGGTCGAAGACGCCTACGGACTGCTGCGCGCCTCCATCGCCTCCGACGACCCGGTGGTCTTCCTGGAGCCCAAGCGGCTCTACTGGTCGAAGGACTCCTGGAACCCCGACGAGCCGCGGTCCGTGGAGCCGATCGGCCGCGCGGTGGTGCGCCGGACGGGCCGCAGCGCCACGCTCATCACGTACGGGCCGTCCGTGCCCGTCTGCCTGGAGGCCGCCGAGGCCGCGCGGGCCGAGGGCTGGGACCTCGAAGTCGTCGATCTGCGCTCCCTCGTCCCCTTCGACGACGAGACGGTCGCGGCGTCGGTGCGGCGGACCGGCCGCGCGGTCGTCGTGCACGAGTCGGGCGGTTACGGCGGTCCCGGCGGGGAGATAGCGGCCCGTGTGAGCGAGCGCTGTTTCCACCACCTGGAGGCGCCGGTGCTGCGGGTGGCCGGGTTCGACATCCCGTATCCGCCGCCGATGCTGGAGCGGCACCACCTGCCCGGCGTCGACCGGATCCTGGACGCCGTGGCGCGTCTGCAGTGGGAGGCGGGCAACTGA
- the pdhA gene encoding pyruvate dehydrogenase (acetyl-transferring) E1 component subunit alpha yields MTVMEQRGAYRPTPPPAWQPRTDPAPLLPDALPHRVLGTETAAQVDPDLLRRLYTELVRGRRYNTQATALTKQGRLAVYPSSTGQEACEVAAALVLEERDWLFPSYRDTLAAVARGLDPVEALTLLRGDWHTGYDPREHRIAPLCTPLATQLPHAVGLAHAARLKGDDVVALALVGDGGTSEGDFHEALNFAAVWQAPVVFLVQNNGFAISVPLDKQTAAPSLAHKAVGYGMPGRLVDGNDAAAVHEVLSDAVRHARAGGGPTLVEAVTYRIEAHTNADDATRYRGDSEVETWRAHDPIVLLEQELTERGLLDEDGIRAAREAAETMAADLRTRMNQDPVLDPMDLFAHVYAEPTPQLREQEAQLRAELAAEAEPDTAAGSEPEGGAR; encoded by the coding sequence ATGACGGTCATGGAGCAGCGAGGTGCCTACCGGCCCACGCCGCCGCCCGCCTGGCAGCCCCGCACCGACCCCGCGCCGCTGCTGCCCGACGCGCTGCCCCATCGCGTCCTCGGCACCGAAACGGCCGCACAGGTCGACCCGGATCTGCTGCGCCGCCTGTACACGGAGCTGGTGCGAGGCCGCCGCTACAACACGCAGGCCACGGCTCTCACCAAGCAGGGCCGCCTCGCGGTCTACCCCTCCAGCACGGGCCAGGAGGCCTGTGAGGTCGCCGCCGCGCTCGTCCTGGAGGAGCGCGACTGGCTCTTCCCCAGCTACCGCGACACGCTCGCCGCCGTCGCCCGGGGCCTCGACCCCGTCGAGGCGCTGACCCTCCTGCGCGGCGACTGGCACACCGGGTACGACCCCCGCGAGCACCGCATCGCCCCCCTGTGCACCCCGCTCGCCACCCAGCTCCCGCACGCGGTGGGCCTCGCCCACGCCGCCCGCCTCAAGGGCGACGACGTGGTGGCGCTCGCCCTGGTGGGCGACGGCGGCACCAGCGAGGGTGACTTCCACGAGGCGCTGAACTTCGCCGCCGTGTGGCAGGCCCCGGTCGTCTTCCTCGTCCAGAACAACGGCTTCGCCATCTCCGTCCCGCTCGACAAGCAGACCGCGGCTCCTTCGCTGGCCCACAAGGCCGTCGGCTACGGAATGCCCGGGCGCCTGGTCGACGGGAACGACGCGGCGGCCGTGCACGAGGTCCTGAGCGACGCGGTGCGCCACGCGCGCGCGGGCGGCGGTCCGACGCTCGTCGAGGCCGTCACGTACCGCATCGAGGCCCATACGAACGCCGACGACGCCACCCGCTACCGCGGCGACTCCGAGGTCGAGACCTGGCGTGCGCACGACCCGATCGTGCTCCTGGAACAGGAGCTGACCGAGCGGGGCCTTCTCGACGAGGACGGCATCCGGGCCGCCCGAGAGGCCGCCGAGACGATGGCGGCGGACCTGCGCACCCGGATGAACCAGGACCCGGTGCTCGATCCCATGGACCTGTTCGCCCACGTGTACGCCGAGCCCACGCCGCAACTGCGCGAGCAGGAGGCACAGCTGCGCGCCGAGCTGGCGGCCGAGGCCGAACCGGACACCGCCGCCGGATCCGAGCCGGAAGGCGGAGCCCGATGA
- a CDS encoding Lrp/AsnC family transcriptional regulator, with product MAESPEAGAVSPPARPLDAIDQDILQMLQADGRASIRSVAERVHVSRANAYARINRLIEDGVIRGFGARVDHERAGQGTSAYITLKIVQNSWRTVREQLRILPGASHIALVGGDFDVLLLVHTPDNRALRELVLTRLQAIPEVLSTRTLLVFEEEDLEPEPEA from the coding sequence ATGGCCGAGTCGCCGGAGGCCGGCGCCGTGTCGCCGCCCGCCCGTCCGCTCGACGCGATCGACCAGGACATCCTGCAGATGCTCCAGGCGGACGGCCGTGCCTCCATACGATCCGTGGCCGAACGGGTCCACGTGTCCCGGGCGAACGCCTACGCGCGGATCAACCGCCTCATCGAGGACGGCGTGATCCGCGGCTTCGGAGCACGCGTCGACCACGAACGCGCGGGCCAGGGCACCTCCGCGTACATCACCCTCAAGATCGTGCAGAACTCCTGGCGCACGGTGCGCGAGCAGCTGCGGATACTCCCCGGGGCATCCCACATCGCGCTGGTGGGCGGCGACTTCGACGTGCTGCTGCTGGTGCACACGCCGGACAACAGGGCGCTGCGCGAGCTGGTCCTCACCCGGCTCCAGGCCATCCCGGAGGTCCTCAGCACACGGACGCTGCTGGTGTTCGAGGAGGAGGACCTGGAGCCGGAGCCGGAGGCCTGA